One region of Epilithonimonas zeae genomic DNA includes:
- a CDS encoding RelA/SpoT family protein has translation MNYDLEKENKEILARYKDLISNTYRTLDEENNKLIRKAFDLALDAHKDQRRKTGEPYIYHPIEVAKIVANEVGLGATSIACALLHDVIEDSEYTYEDLKKIFGETIADIVNGLTKISVMNQQNISVQSENYRKLLLTLSEDFRVILIKIADRLHNMRTLESMHPIKQKKIAAETSYIYAPLAHRFGLYSIKSELEDLSLKYNNPDVYNEILAKLETAKEGREKYVEEFTKEVSEQLKEENLNFTIKGRAKAISSIYRKMQKQNVTFEEVYDNYAIRIIYKSDPRNEKFLAWKIYSIVTDLYQSNPSRMRDWISQPRSTGYESLHLTVMGPDKKWIEVQIRSERMNEIAEKGVAAHYKYKEGYRKNTDDQRFENWVSEIRDVLEQQQNLSTSELLDNIKLNLYSKEVFVFTPKGEIKILPTGATALDFAFSVHSDLGTKCLGAKINGKLVPISYVLQNGDQIDILSSQNQKPKADWLEFVVTSKAKSKIKNILNSEKNQHTAEGKEILQRKMRHAKLNFNDEEINGLQKHLNLKTSQDLFLGFQNGTFDIGDIKKYADGKSILSNLFQRFRKTSNKEQFVEKVDSNLDMIVFGKDEEKLNYSFAKCCTVIPGDKIFGFITISDGIKVHSENCPNAINLRANYDYRVLQAKWVNAESFKNRIKIEIEGLDRMGMINDITAVISGSMNMDMKSLSISSNDGIFTGNINLEVKNKSQLEETFKQLKGIKGVSKVKRV, from the coding sequence ATGAACTACGACTTAGAGAAAGAAAACAAGGAAATCCTTGCTCGATATAAAGACCTCATTTCCAACACCTACAGAACGTTGGATGAGGAAAACAACAAGCTTATCAGGAAAGCATTTGATCTCGCTTTGGATGCGCACAAAGATCAGCGGAGAAAAACAGGTGAGCCTTACATCTATCATCCGATAGAAGTGGCGAAAATTGTTGCTAATGAAGTTGGTTTAGGAGCAACCAGTATCGCCTGTGCATTGCTTCACGATGTGATTGAGGATTCAGAATATACTTATGAAGATTTGAAAAAAATCTTCGGAGAAACTATTGCGGACATCGTAAATGGTTTGACTAAGATTTCTGTAATGAATCAGCAGAATATCTCGGTTCAATCAGAAAATTACAGAAAATTATTATTGACACTTTCGGAAGATTTCCGTGTGATTCTCATCAAAATTGCAGATAGATTGCACAATATGAGAACGCTGGAAAGTATGCATCCTATCAAACAGAAAAAAATTGCTGCAGAAACGTCTTATATTTATGCGCCTTTGGCTCACAGATTTGGGCTTTATTCCATCAAATCTGAGTTGGAAGACTTGTCTTTAAAATACAATAATCCAGACGTTTACAATGAGATTCTTGCCAAATTGGAAACGGCAAAGGAAGGCCGTGAAAAATATGTAGAAGAGTTCACCAAAGAAGTTTCTGAACAACTGAAAGAAGAAAACCTGAATTTCACGATAAAAGGGCGCGCAAAAGCAATAAGCTCCATTTATCGTAAAATGCAGAAGCAGAATGTGACTTTTGAGGAAGTTTATGATAATTATGCCATCAGAATTATTTATAAATCCGATCCTAGAAATGAGAAATTTCTGGCTTGGAAAATCTACTCTATCGTAACAGACCTTTACCAAAGTAATCCTTCGCGAATGCGTGACTGGATTTCACAACCGAGATCAACAGGTTATGAAAGTCTCCATCTTACGGTAATGGGTCCGGATAAGAAATGGATCGAAGTTCAAATCCGTTCGGAAAGAATGAACGAAATCGCTGAAAAAGGAGTTGCTGCGCATTACAAATACAAAGAAGGTTACAGAAAAAACACAGATGACCAACGATTCGAAAATTGGGTTTCTGAGATTCGTGATGTTTTGGAACAACAGCAAAATCTTTCTACATCAGAGCTTCTTGATAATATTAAATTAAATCTCTATTCTAAAGAAGTTTTCGTTTTCACGCCAAAAGGAGAAATTAAGATTCTTCCCACTGGCGCAACAGCTTTGGATTTCGCATTTTCTGTGCACTCGGATTTGGGAACAAAATGTCTTGGTGCGAAGATCAATGGAAAATTAGTTCCAATCAGTTATGTTCTTCAAAACGGCGATCAGATAGATATTCTTTCTTCTCAAAACCAAAAGCCGAAAGCAGACTGGCTGGAATTTGTTGTAACCTCTAAAGCCAAATCGAAGATTAAGAACATTCTTAATTCTGAAAAAAATCAACATACGGCTGAAGGAAAAGAGATTCTTCAAAGAAAAATGCGTCACGCAAAACTGAATTTCAATGACGAAGAAATCAACGGCTTACAGAAACATCTGAATCTTAAAACGTCTCAGGATTTATTCCTAGGCTTCCAAAATGGGACTTTTGATATTGGCGACATCAAGAAATATGCTGATGGAAAAAGTATTCTAAGCAATCTATTCCAACGTTTCAGAAAGACTTCCAACAAAGAACAATTTGTAGAGAAAGTTGATTCTAATCTGGATATGATTGTCTTCGGGAAAGATGAAGAAAAACTGAATTATTCTTTCGCCAAATGTTGTACGGTGATTCCTGGGGATAAGATTTTCGGATTCATTACTATTTCAGACGGAATCAAAGTACACAGCGAAAACTGTCCAAACGCCATTAACCTGAGGGCCAACTACGATTATCGTGTTCTCCAAGCGAAATGGGTGAATGCAGAAAGCTTCAAAAACAGAATTAAAATCGAAATCGAAGGTTTGGACAGAATGGGAATGATCAACGATATCACAGCGGTTATTAGTGGTTCGATGAATATGGATATGAAGAGTTTGAGCATCTCGTCCAACGACGGCATTTTTACCGGAAACATCAATCTGGAAGTGAAGAACAAAAGCCAATTGGAAGAGACTTTCAAACAACTGAAAGGCATCAAAGGTGTCTCTAAAGTGAAGCGTGTTTAA
- a CDS encoding phosphatase PAP2 family protein encodes MDELISLDQQLLVFLNGLGSSTFDPFWLLVTGKWFWIPFYVILLYLVYKAVPRKKLIFVLIFIAIGVTISDQLASVFKHGVERLRPCQDPIVLEKMRFVICGGKYGFYSAHASSVFFLFSFLSILIGKQYKYLTVILLFWAILVSYSRIYVGVHYPMDVAFGAVVGFLLGGFLANLTKKVINKKLEIRN; translated from the coding sequence ATGGACGAACTGATTTCTCTTGACCAACAATTACTTGTATTTCTCAATGGATTGGGAAGTTCCACATTTGACCCGTTTTGGCTTTTGGTTACAGGAAAATGGTTTTGGATACCGTTTTATGTGATTTTACTTTACCTTGTTTACAAAGCAGTTCCGCGCAAGAAATTGATTTTCGTATTGATTTTTATCGCTATTGGCGTTACTATTTCCGATCAATTGGCGAGTGTTTTCAAACACGGCGTCGAAAGATTACGACCTTGTCAAGATCCTATAGTTTTGGAAAAAATGAGGTTCGTGATTTGTGGTGGGAAATATGGTTTCTATTCTGCGCACGCATCCAGTGTGTTTTTCCTGTTTAGCTTTCTGTCTATTTTGATTGGCAAACAGTATAAATATCTGACCGTTATTTTACTGTTTTGGGCGATTTTGGTTTCTTACAGCAGGATTTACGTTGGTGTACATTACCCGATGGATGTAGCTTTTGGTGCGGTAGTCGGCTTTTTGCTCGGCGGTTTTTTAGCGAATCTTACGAAGAAGGTTATTAATAAGAAATTAGAAATTAGAAATTAG
- the rlmH gene encoding 23S rRNA (pseudouridine(1915)-N(3))-methyltransferase RlmH, whose translation MRINLLCIGKTDDKEIVSLIKYYLPRIPKHWNFELVEIPDVKNAKNLSPDQLKKEEAKLFQNQIDSSDLVILLDEKGKQFTSREFSEKIDFWMGSSVKKVNILIGGAYGFSEEIYQRSNEKISLSKMTFTHQMIRLFFVEQIYRAATILQGKPYHND comes from the coding sequence ATGCGTATTAATTTACTCTGCATCGGGAAAACGGATGATAAAGAAATTGTGTCTCTTATCAAATATTATCTGCCCAGAATCCCGAAACATTGGAACTTCGAATTAGTGGAAATTCCGGATGTGAAGAATGCTAAAAACTTGAGTCCTGATCAACTGAAAAAAGAAGAAGCCAAATTGTTCCAAAACCAAATTGATTCTTCTGATTTGGTCATTCTTCTGGACGAAAAAGGGAAACAATTCACAAGTCGGGAATTTTCTGAAAAGATTGATTTCTGGATGGGAAGTTCCGTGAAAAAAGTGAATATCCTGATTGGCGGTGCTTATGGTTTTTCAGAGGAAATCTATCAGCGTTCTAATGAGAAAATCTCGTTATCCAAAATGACTTTTACACATCAGATGATTCGCTTATTTTTTGTGGAGCAGATTTATCGCGCAGCTACGATTTTGCAAGGGAAACCTTATCATAATGATTAG
- a CDS encoding DsbA family protein, with the protein MKVDIWSDTRCPFCFIGKKNFEKALQNFAQNDKIEVNWHSFQLDPKMKTDLSRNHYEYLSDIKGHSLQETIKMHENLIQIGKNAGIDFNFDEVKVSNSFKSQMLVQLAKEKGKTNEMEELLFEAYFILGQNIDDVEVLSEIGEKLGFTKNEIKNAVQSPELTELVNNDIEEAASLGINSVPFFVFDRKYAISGAQPTHLFSEVLEKSFSESDSKINIISEGDSCDVGGNNC; encoded by the coding sequence ATGAAAGTAGATATTTGGAGCGACACACGTTGTCCGTTTTGTTTTATTGGAAAGAAAAATTTTGAAAAAGCACTTCAGAATTTTGCTCAAAATGATAAGATTGAGGTTAATTGGCATTCTTTCCAATTGGATCCAAAAATGAAAACCGACCTTAGCAGAAATCATTATGAATATTTGTCTGATATCAAAGGCCACTCCTTACAAGAGACAATCAAAATGCACGAAAATCTTATCCAGATAGGAAAAAATGCAGGAATTGATTTTAATTTTGATGAAGTAAAAGTTTCTAATTCTTTCAAAAGTCAAATGTTGGTTCAACTGGCAAAAGAAAAAGGTAAAACCAACGAAATGGAAGAACTTCTGTTCGAAGCTTATTTTATCCTTGGACAAAATATTGATGATGTTGAAGTCCTTTCAGAAATCGGAGAAAAGTTAGGTTTTACAAAAAATGAAATTAAAAATGCTGTTCAATCTCCAGAATTAACCGAATTGGTAAATAACGATATTGAAGAAGCCGCATCACTTGGAATCAACAGTGTTCCGTTCTTTGTTTTTGACAGAAAGTATGCGATTTCCGGAGCACAACCAACGCATCTGTTCTCGGAAGTTTTGGAAAAAAGCTTTTCTGAATCTGATTCTAAAATCAACATTATCAGTGAAGGCGACTCCTGCGATGTTGGTGGAAATAATTGCTAA
- a CDS encoding GNAT family N-acetyltransferase, whose protein sequence is MYNQQDFYISTDKSKMDIETIHQYLSEESYWAKGIPKEIVEKSVANSFCFGVFYNDKQVGFAKVITDFTTIAYLGDVFILDEFRGLGLSKLLMENIMTHPELQGLRRWMLLTADAHELYKKFGWNNIKEPARWMEVHTKNPYQ, encoded by the coding sequence ATGTACAACCAACAAGACTTCTATATTTCTACTGATAAATCCAAAATGGACATAGAAACCATTCACCAATATTTATCCGAAGAATCCTATTGGGCAAAAGGCATTCCCAAAGAGATTGTTGAAAAATCTGTTGCCAATTCTTTTTGTTTTGGTGTTTTTTATAATGATAAACAAGTCGGATTTGCAAAAGTGATTACAGATTTTACCACGATTGCTTATTTGGGCGATGTGTTTATTTTGGATGAATTTCGTGGGTTGGGTTTGTCAAAATTATTAATGGAAAACATTATGACTCATCCGGAATTACAAGGCTTGAGAAGGTGGATGCTTTTAACTGCCGATGCGCACGAACTTTATAAAAAATTTGGCTGGAATAACATCAAAGAACCAGCGAGATGGATGGAAGTTCATACTAAAAATCCTTACCAATAA
- a CDS encoding YihY/virulence factor BrkB family protein has translation MVKKLQRFFLKIKNFFDGIHIPVLGISLWKMLTIYTDAIFKNPLGRQAASISWNFFLSLFPMILFFLSVLPFMPHYDKLQFYIFEVLMPRVFPSHMQSDVTGYIQENIIPNMKSISNLTILLSFVFATNGCFTLIGGFNRNTELQRGFVKEYALAMLVTICFLTLVCLSIFGIYYSEVVLKLYTPTYDIGWFTKNLTKIIGFISFPLFYFILLTLFYWVGCLKITRLREAVPGAILTTILFVLLTYFFAIYVSNIARYNVLYGSIGSIILVMVWVNVNVFLVLMGNELNLAIKKVKLEKLVREEMYL, from the coding sequence ATGGTTAAAAAATTACAGCGTTTTTTCCTCAAAATCAAGAACTTTTTCGATGGGATTCATATTCCGGTTTTAGGGATTTCTCTTTGGAAAATGTTGACAATTTACACAGATGCGATTTTCAAAAACCCTTTGGGAAGACAAGCTGCCAGCATTTCGTGGAATTTTTTCCTCAGTCTTTTCCCAATGATTCTCTTTTTTTTGTCTGTGCTGCCATTTATGCCACATTACGACAAGCTTCAGTTTTATATTTTTGAGGTTTTGATGCCACGGGTTTTCCCTTCTCATATGCAGAGTGATGTGACAGGTTACATTCAGGAGAACATCATCCCGAATATGAAATCCATTAGTAATTTGACGATTTTATTGTCTTTCGTTTTTGCTACGAACGGCTGTTTTACCTTGATTGGAGGATTCAATAGAAATACAGAATTGCAACGAGGTTTTGTAAAAGAATATGCTTTGGCGATGTTGGTTACGATTTGTTTTTTGACATTAGTCTGTCTTTCAATTTTCGGAATCTATTACAGCGAGGTTGTTCTGAAGCTTTATACACCTACTTATGATATTGGTTGGTTTACTAAAAACTTAACCAAGATTATAGGATTTATATCTTTTCCATTATTTTATTTTATTCTGCTCACACTCTTTTATTGGGTTGGATGTCTTAAAATTACAAGATTAAGAGAAGCTGTTCCTGGTGCTATTTTAACGACGATTCTTTTCGTATTATTGACTTATTTCTTCGCCATTTATGTATCGAATATTGCAAGATATAACGTCCTTTACGGTTCCATTGGTTCCATTATTTTGGTAATGGTTTGGGTGAATGTCAACGTGTTTCTTGTCTTGATGGGCAATGAGCTTAATCTAGCTATCAAAAAAGTTAAATTAGAAAAATTGGTTCGGGAAGAAATGTATTTGTAA
- a CDS encoding pyridoxal phosphate-dependent aminotransferase → MPKISQRAQHMPASPVRKLVPFATAAKQKGIKVYHLNIGQPDIETPQTALDAVKNIDLKVLEYALSEGNLDYRIALRDYYHSLGFNDLTTDNFIVTNGGSEALNFAISTLCDDGDEIIIPEPYYANYNGFAGTFNINVVAVPSTIDTGFALPSIEEFEKKITDKTRAIVVCNPGNPTGYLYSREELQKLAEIAKKHDIVIISDEVYREYVYDGEKQISMFEFPEVADNVIVIDSESKRYSMCGARIGCLITRSKKIHDAAILFAQARLSPVLLGQIAATAAHKNDAEYIAKVREEYTERRDLLVRLLNEIPGVICPKPKGAFYCGVELPVDDTEKFAQWLLESYSNNNETVMVAPMGGFYSNPELGKKQVRIAYVLKQEDLRRSVEILKDAIEKYNTEFA, encoded by the coding sequence ATGCCGAAAATATCGCAAAGAGCGCAGCATATGCCTGCATCACCTGTTAGAAAATTAGTTCCATTTGCAACCGCAGCAAAACAAAAAGGAATCAAAGTATATCACCTGAACATTGGTCAGCCAGACATAGAAACGCCACAAACGGCTTTGGATGCTGTAAAAAATATTGACTTAAAAGTTTTGGAATATGCTCTTTCAGAAGGTAATCTGGATTACAGAATTGCGCTTAGAGATTATTATCACTCTTTAGGATTCAATGACCTTACAACAGATAACTTTATCGTTACCAACGGCGGTTCTGAAGCTCTTAATTTCGCTATTTCTACTCTTTGTGATGACGGCGACGAAATTATTATTCCAGAGCCTTATTATGCCAATTATAATGGATTTGCCGGAACATTCAATATCAATGTAGTAGCGGTTCCATCAACCATTGATACTGGATTCGCGTTACCTTCAATTGAAGAATTTGAGAAAAAAATCACCGATAAAACCAGAGCTATTGTTGTTTGTAATCCTGGAAATCCAACAGGTTATCTATATTCCAGAGAAGAACTTCAGAAACTGGCTGAGATTGCAAAAAAACACGATATTGTTATTATTTCGGACGAAGTTTACAGAGAATATGTTTACGACGGAGAAAAACAAATCTCTATGTTTGAGTTTCCGGAAGTCGCAGACAATGTTATCGTTATCGATTCAGAATCAAAAAGATACTCAATGTGCGGTGCGAGAATTGGATGCTTGATTACGCGTTCCAAAAAAATTCACGATGCAGCAATTCTTTTTGCTCAGGCAAGATTGAGTCCAGTTCTTTTGGGTCAAATTGCGGCGACTGCTGCTCATAAAAATGATGCAGAATATATCGCCAAAGTCAGAGAAGAATACACAGAAAGAAGAGATCTTTTGGTAAGATTATTGAATGAGATTCCTGGAGTGATCTGTCCAAAGCCAAAAGGTGCGTTCTATTGCGGTGTTGAATTGCCTGTAGATGATACAGAAAAATTTGCACAATGGCTTTTGGAAAGTTATTCTAACAACAACGAGACTGTAATGGTTGCGCCAATGGGCGGTTTTTACAGCAATCCGGAATTAGGAAAAAAACAAGTAAGAATTGCGTACGTTTTGAAACAAGAAGACCTTAGAAGAAGTGTTGAGATTCTAAAAGATGCGATTGAAAAATACAATACAGAATTTGCTTAA
- a CDS encoding VanZ family protein, protein MKEKYQQIFITFYRYLIPFYTVFLLYLMFFGFGRSQYDINIVRLLPMVSTFNFVKETIIWKTIIINVFGNILMFVPFGFLGTVFPKLNNFRLLILDFLFVIILIESLQYFTRLGVFDIDDVILNTVGVAIGFWIYQLFYK, encoded by the coding sequence ATGAAGGAAAAATATCAACAGATATTTATAACATTTTACAGATATTTGATTCCGTTTTATACTGTTTTTTTACTGTATCTGATGTTTTTCGGATTTGGAAGAAGTCAATATGACATTAATATTGTAAGATTGTTGCCAATGGTTTCGACCTTTAATTTTGTCAAAGAAACTATTATATGGAAAACGATTATCATCAATGTTTTTGGAAATATTTTGATGTTTGTTCCGTTTGGTTTTCTCGGAACTGTTTTTCCAAAACTTAATAATTTCCGACTATTAATTTTAGATTTCCTCTTTGTGATTATTCTTATAGAAAGTCTTCAATACTTCACAAGATTAGGTGTTTTTGATATTGATGATGTGATTCTCAATACAGTTGGTGTTGCAATCGGTTTTTGGATATATCAGTTGTTTTACAAATAA
- the nhaA gene encoding Na+/H+ antiporter NhaA gives MILTKYFQQFFHNSKSSGIVLIIFVLISLLIANSSLSADFQNVLDSKIGTELFHLDYSVSVWVNDGLMAIFFLLVGLEIKRELLEGELSDIKKASLPIFAALGGMLIPAIIYFGFNHNTDYKNGWAIPMATDIAFSLAIISLLGKSVPNSLKIFLSALAIVDDLGAIIVIALFYTDSIDWISLGICGGITALLIILNKSGVNRLFFYIIPGLFLWYFMHHSGIHATIAGVILAFTIPTNLSETEISPLEKLEQKLHIPVSFVIMPLFALANTNITFQKEIFEGFINPLSLGIIGGLFIGKVLGINLFSFIAIKLKWAELPAFSAWKEMIGVGFLAGIGFTMSIFVSLLAFPSEIEIQDISKISILIASVLSGITGYFILKLNKKISQ, from the coding sequence ATGATTTTAACCAAATATTTTCAACAGTTTTTTCACAACAGCAAAAGTTCGGGAATCGTCCTGATTATTTTTGTATTGATTTCTTTGTTGATTGCTAATAGTTCATTATCAGCAGATTTTCAGAATGTTTTGGACAGTAAAATCGGAACAGAATTATTTCATTTGGATTATTCGGTTTCTGTTTGGGTTAATGATGGCTTGATGGCTATTTTCTTTCTTTTGGTTGGTTTGGAAATCAAAAGAGAGTTGCTGGAAGGCGAATTATCTGACATCAAAAAAGCAAGTCTTCCCATTTTCGCTGCACTTGGCGGAATGTTGATTCCGGCAATTATTTATTTTGGTTTTAATCATAATACAGATTACAAAAATGGTTGGGCAATCCCGATGGCGACAGACATTGCGTTTTCTTTAGCCATCATTTCTCTGCTTGGAAAAAGCGTTCCCAATTCTCTGAAAATTTTTCTGAGTGCATTGGCGATTGTAGATGATTTGGGAGCAATTATCGTAATTGCTTTATTTTACACAGATTCTATTGATTGGATTTCATTGGGAATTTGCGGTGGCATTACTGCCTTACTGATTATTCTAAATAAAAGTGGAGTGAATAGACTTTTCTTTTACATCATTCCGGGGTTATTTCTTTGGTACTTTATGCACCATTCCGGGATTCACGCAACAATTGCAGGTGTTATCCTGGCATTTACAATTCCGACTAATCTTTCTGAAACTGAGATTTCTCCATTAGAGAAATTGGAACAAAAGCTTCACATTCCTGTAAGTTTTGTTATAATGCCATTGTTTGCTTTGGCTAACACAAATATTACTTTTCAGAAAGAAATATTTGAAGGTTTCATCAATCCTTTGAGTTTGGGAATTATTGGAGGATTGTTTATCGGAAAGGTTTTAGGAATTAATTTATTTTCCTTTATAGCTATCAAATTAAAATGGGCAGAACTTCCTGCTTTTTCTGCCTGGAAAGAAATGATTGGTGTTGGATTTTTGGCCGGAATAGGTTTTACAATGTCGATTTTTGTCTCGCTTTTAGCATTCCCAAGTGAAATCGAAATTCAGGATATTTCCAAAATCAGTATTTTAATTGCTTCGGTTTTGTCTGGAATTACGGGATATTTTATATTGAAACTCAATAAAAAAATCTCTCAATGA
- the proC gene encoding pyrroline-5-carboxylate reductase — protein sequence MKIAVLGAGNMGLSFSKSFLKYELIKSQNLHLITRSQNKKEKIKSVFPDSDISSFDEVKTLEADLIIIAVKPQDFAFVAENLAFKIPEKSLVLSIMAGISIEKIQKFLNHKFVVRAMPNSPTLLGMGITGYTAADGISFSELMNIERLLNSTGRSVYLEDEKLLDGVTALSGSGPAYFYYIIDAMIKAGTEMGIDENLSKLFVKQTMLGAYHLINNSDKSLEELIKDVASKGGTTEAALKTFEENQLKSILQKGILAAENRAKELNS from the coding sequence ATGAAAATTGCAGTTTTAGGAGCAGGAAATATGGGTTTGTCATTTTCAAAATCATTTTTGAAATATGAATTGATAAAATCGCAAAATCTGCATCTCATAACAAGAAGTCAAAATAAAAAAGAGAAGATAAAATCGGTTTTTCCAGATTCTGATATTTCATCTTTTGATGAAGTTAAAACCCTAGAAGCTGACTTGATTATCATTGCTGTAAAGCCACAGGATTTTGCTTTCGTTGCAGAAAATCTGGCTTTTAAAATTCCAGAAAAATCTTTGGTGTTATCAATAATGGCTGGAATTTCTATTGAGAAAATTCAGAAATTTTTGAATCACAAATTCGTGGTTCGAGCAATGCCCAATTCTCCTACTCTTCTCGGAATGGGAATTACCGGTTATACAGCAGCAGACGGAATTTCCTTCTCAGAATTGATGAATATCGAACGATTATTGAATTCCACCGGACGTTCTGTTTATTTGGAAGATGAAAAACTTTTGGATGGCGTAACGGCACTTTCCGGGAGTGGACCAGCATACTTCTACTACATTATTGATGCAATGATCAAAGCAGGAACAGAAATGGGAATCGATGAAAACCTTTCGAAATTATTTGTAAAACAAACAATGTTGGGTGCTTATCATCTCATCAACAATTCGGATAAATCTTTGGAAGAATTAATAAAAGATGTCGCATCCAAAGGCGGAACAACGGAAGCTGCACTTAAAACTTTCGAAGAAAACCAATTAAAATCCATCTTACAAAAAGGAATTTTAGCTGCTGAAAATAGAGCTAAAGAATTAAATTCATAA
- a CDS encoding twin-arginine translocase TatA/TatE family subunit yields the protein MELSIGEMLMIALAIVVLFGPDKLPEIARGLGEGVRKMRGAVDDIKTEIMKEADNPVSEIKKEIEKVKQSAQEFNPLGDKKLESFAQQETPKVDLSEDDSHEGPVSR from the coding sequence ATGGAATTGAGTATTGGAGAAATGCTGATGATTGCTCTGGCAATTGTTGTTTTGTTCGGACCAGATAAATTACCCGAGATTGCCAGAGGTCTTGGCGAAGGCGTCCGTAAAATGCGCGGTGCGGTAGATGATATCAAAACCGAGATTATGAAGGAGGCAGATAACCCTGTTTCCGAAATCAAAAAAGAAATCGAGAAAGTGAAGCAGTCTGCACAGGAATTCAACCCTTTGGGAGATAAGAAATTAGAATCTTTTGCTCAGCAGGAAACACCTAAAGTAGATCTTTCCGAAGACGATTCTCACGAAGGTCCCGTAAGCCGATAA
- the murB gene encoding UDP-N-acetylmuramate dehydrogenase codes for MSIQENVSLKSFNTFGVDVSARYFAEVNSVEELIETLKLSNTKTLPLLFLGGGSNILFTKDFEGLAIRLNLKGICEEIIDDNQILVTAKAGENWHQFVMFCLEKNYGGLENLSLIPGNVGTSPMQNIGAYGTEIKDVFGSCKVLNLDNFEIETLNSDQCKFGYRDSIFKQEGKGRYVILEVTFRLTRHNHKIDVEYGAIQSELEKLGITNPTIQDVSKAVINIRQSKLPDPKVIGNAGSFFKNPTISLSQFEALKQQFENIPGYPNGDFVKVPAGWLIEQAGWKGKQIGNVASNQLQALVIINATGNATGKEIFDFSTIIIDSVKEKFGIELEREVNII; via the coding sequence ATGTCAATTCAAGAAAACGTTTCCTTAAAGTCTTTCAATACTTTCGGAGTCGATGTTTCAGCCAGATATTTTGCAGAAGTCAATTCTGTAGAAGAACTTATAGAAACGCTCAAACTCTCAAACACAAAAACTCTCCCACTCCTTTTCCTTGGCGGTGGGAGCAATATTTTGTTCACGAAAGATTTTGAAGGATTAGCTATTCGGTTAAATCTGAAGGGAATCTGCGAAGAAATTATCGACGACAATCAAATTCTTGTTACAGCAAAAGCGGGTGAAAACTGGCATCAGTTTGTGATGTTTTGTTTGGAGAAAAATTATGGCGGATTAGAAAATTTATCATTAATTCCCGGAAACGTCGGAACTTCCCCAATGCAGAATATTGGTGCTTACGGAACGGAAATAAAAGATGTTTTCGGAAGTTGCAAAGTTCTGAATCTGGATAATTTTGAAATTGAAACTTTGAACTCAGATCAGTGTAAATTTGGTTACAGAGATTCGATTTTCAAGCAGGAAGGAAAAGGTCGATATGTGATTTTGGAAGTGACTTTCAGATTAACAAGACACAACCATAAAATCGATGTCGAATATGGCGCAATTCAGTCAGAATTGGAGAAATTAGGAATCACTAATCCAACCATCCAGGATGTTTCGAAAGCTGTCATCAACATTAGACAAAGCAAATTGCCAGACCCAAAAGTGATTGGAAATGCCGGGAGTTTCTTCAAAAATCCAACAATTTCGCTTTCACAATTTGAAGCTTTAAAACAACAATTTGAAAATATCCCAGGCTATCCGAATGGTGATTTTGTTAAAGTTCCCGCTGGTTGGTTAATAGAGCAAGCTGGCTGGAAAGGCAAACAAATCGGCAATGTAGCATCCAACCAATTGCAGGCTTTGGTCATCATCAACGCCACTGGAAATGCAACCGGAAAAGAGATTTTTGATTTCTCGACGATAATTATTGATTCAGTAAAAGAGAAATTCGGAATTGAATTGGAACGGGAAGTCAATATAATATAA